A single genomic interval of Lewinellaceae bacterium harbors:
- a CDS encoding isoamylase early set domain-containing protein — MEKQILKNGNRFTVTFSLPREVAGEAKEVLLLGDFNNWDFEHPIMLHHKKDGSFAAKVKLEGGRDYQFRYLIDHERWENDRQADRYEASPAYPDVSNSVVSLREEVEMGVLEDGMSRL; from the coding sequence ATGGAAAAGCAAATTTTGAAAAACGGCAACCGCTTCACCGTCACTTTTTCCCTGCCCCGCGAAGTCGCCGGAGAAGCCAAAGAAGTATTGCTTCTGGGCGATTTTAACAACTGGGACTTTGAACATCCCATCATGCTGCATCACAAAAAAGACGGTTCGTTTGCGGCAAAGGTTAAACTGGAAGGAGGCAGAGATTACCAGTTTCGATATCTGATCGACCACGAACGCTGGGAAAATGACCGGCAGGCCGACCGCTATGAAGCCTCTCCGGCCTATCCGGATGTGAGCAACTCGGTTGTTAGCCTGAGGGAAGAGGTGGAAATGGGCGTGTTAGAAGATGGGATGTCAAGGCTGTAG